The genomic region GGTAAAAAGTAAATATCAAGAAACCCTATCAATGATTGACCAATTACTTAAAAAGATTGGTTCGGATGGGGAAATCATTACGAATGATACAGAACAAATGCTTGATACGTTATATGACAATGGACAACAAGATAAGGAAGTAGTGGAGTCTGTGCTCACGCAACTTGAACATATTCATAAACAAATTGAAAACATGAACTGGTTGAACAAACATTATAAAATTATTCATGATTTCTCTCAAACGTGCAGTAAAACACTAAATGAAGATGTACTACTTGAAAAGGCATTTGAGCTTGTTTCAGAGGTTATGCCAACTGACTCGTTTTATATTGCTTCTTATAATGAAGGAACAGACTATGTAGAGTTTCTATTTATGATTGACAACGGAGAACTCTATCCACGCTCTACCATACAACTTGGGGATAACTATACAACGAAAGTGATAAAAACTAGAGAAATCATTCATGTGAAAGCCTCAAGTGAACCCCAAGAGTTTGATGTAATTATTGGGGTTGAGGATACAAGTTCACATTTGTTTGTACCTATTATTATTGATGATCATGTCAAAGGAGTCATTTCTGCACAATGCTTTGAAGACTTTGCATACCGAAAAGAGCATGAAGAGCTCCTGCAATTAATTGGTACACAAGTGTTTAACTCAATTGAAACCGCCCGATTATACGGGAAAATCTATTATATGTCCCAAACAGATGAATTAACCGGCTTGAAGAATCACAGAGCCTTTCACGAGGATTTATCAAAATTGTTGGGGGATAGCAAAGATGAAATTACCCTTGTTATGCTAGATTCGGATAACCTGAAAAGAGTAAATGACTTATATGGTCATGATATGGGTGATAAGTATTTAAAGGTACTTGCTGACGGTATTAGTTCTATACAGAACGATGAAATAGAAGGGTATCGTTATGCAGGCGATGAATTTATGATTATCGTAAAAAATAGCACCTCAATTCAAATTGAAGGGCTATACGAACAGTTAAGAGACTACTATTCTGAAAATCCGATTCAACTGACGAATTTACAACTTAATATCTCAATAAGTTGTGGAGTGGCGAAATTTCCTGAACATGGACAATCAGTGGATACATTAAAAAAATCAGCAGATGAAGCATTATATGAAGCGAAAAACGGTGGGAAAAACAGATTGGTGTATCATAACAAAAAAGTCTAGCATAATTGCTAGACTTTTTTGTTTAAATTGATGAAGAGTTTTGATTAAGTAATATTGGACATTTTCTTGATGGCCAGAGTTACATATAAGGTTTTACAACCATAAACCAAAGCATGGCCAGTAATAATACTAAATAGATCCAAACAGCCTTCCTTAGCTTTTTTACTAACATCTCCCGATTCTGATTCTCCTCTTGGAATTTTCTCAATGTGGGAGAAAAGGCTCGTGCTAGAAAGAACAAAGAACTAAATAGTAATAGTAAGGTTGCAACAATCCAAGGAGTTTTCCACGTCCACGGTCCTAGAATGACGAGTAGGACACCTGAGCCAATTAATACATGACCGGCATGTTTTGTAAAGCGAACCACATATCGAAATGTATGTAGCAACGATTGTAATTCCGCTTCTATTTGTGTTCGTAACCGGTTTACGACAGGAATCAATATGAAGAAAGGTCCTATAGATGCTGCGGCACTTACCACATGTACATAAATTAATAGTTTATATAAGAAGTCCACTAAATTAGCCTCTATTCATTAACAGGACTGAATTCGTGCACCCAAACTCTCATATGAGGTAACCAAGGCATACCTGGGTGGTATGATAATATAGATTCCTTATATTCGTCAACGGTGTTGAAGCCTTCATGCTGTG from Bacillus sp. BGMRC 2118 harbors:
- a CDS encoding sensor domain-containing diguanylate cyclase, translated to MDVFIVENKKLVKSKYQETLSMIDQLLKKIGSDGEIITNDTEQMLDTLYDNGQQDKEVVESVLTQLEHIHKQIENMNWLNKHYKIIHDFSQTCSKTLNEDVLLEKAFELVSEVMPTDSFYIASYNEGTDYVEFLFMIDNGELYPRSTIQLGDNYTTKVIKTREIIHVKASSEPQEFDVIIGVEDTSSHLFVPIIIDDHVKGVISAQCFEDFAYRKEHEELLQLIGTQVFNSIETARLYGKIYYMSQTDELTGLKNHRAFHEDLSKLLGDSKDEITLVMLDSDNLKRVNDLYGHDMGDKYLKVLADGISSIQNDEIEGYRYAGDEFMIIVKNSTSIQIEGLYEQLRDYYSENPIQLTNLQLNISISCGVAKFPEHGQSVDTLKKSADEALYEAKNGGKNRLVYHNKKV